From Aegilops tauschii subsp. strangulata cultivar AL8/78 chromosome 5, Aet v6.0, whole genome shotgun sequence:
CCATTTTGGCATATGAGGTTGCTAAATATCAGTTTGTTGAGACTTAACCAAGTCTCAGTCGATGCTATACTCGTGAGACCTTACGTGAAGATTCATGCAAAATTTTCTCTAAATTTgttctttcttctttttcatatgcTCTCTCACTTGACTGAAATTTGGTTAAGTCTCGGACGGCTAGATCTAGCCACACCCTTTTGCATACGGGTAGGCTGGCAATACGGGTAGGCTGGCAATGCAATTATGAAATTAAGTTGTCTTAATCTGAACAATTCAGAAGCATCTCCCTGGCGAAGTGTCGAGTATGCTAGCTACGGAATTTGAGTTCAGACAGTTTCCCTCGTCCCTGCGTCTCTCTCCTTCAAGGAAAGACATCTAGGGTTTCTGTCTCCCGTCGACGGCGTCGCTAATCTGCCACTCTTCTATGGCCGTAGGGCCATGGATGCACGTTGAATCCTGGACCTTGGCGACTGGAAGGCTCCATTTTTAGGTGCTTCCTAAAAAAAATAGGGTTTGTGTCATGCTTAGGAAGACGAGACGACGACGGCTTCTTGGAGATGGAATAATGTTCTCCCCGCCTAGGCCCTGTTCCGGTGGTGCGTCTAGCATCGCcggagggcgtgtggaggtgtgtctccagCGGATCTTACGAGATTGGGTCGGTGGTTGTGTTTGATGGATCTGCTCGGATCCGGTCTTTGTTCGTCTTTGTTCGTGTGTCTTCAGATTGAATCCTTCCGATCTAAATTTCTTTTCATTGGCGGCAACTGCTGTTCTGGTGTGTTGGTCTTATAGGGCCCTatcacgacgacttcccgactgtctactacaacaactTATGCCCGGCTCcagcgagggaggggcgatgacggcggcgcgcctttgactcgcttcagtgcttgtagtcgtcgctaggtggtccacAAATCTGGATGTAATATTTTATTATTTTTAGTATTCGTTATACTACAATGATTAAATATGAATAGGTTGGAAGTATTTTGAAAAAAAGTAAAGAGTTCAGACAAATGCCGGCCGGAGTTATCAATGAAAGTGGAAGGCGCCAACAGCAGTCGCATATCCATACTGCATATTCCTTCCTCGACGGACATACCAAACATGGGCCAACAACATTGGTGTTTGCTTCATCTTGTACGAGCTAGTAGTATGCTATATATACATGCACACGTACTATCAGTATCAGATCATACATGGCTAACGTCAACGACGGCGAGGGCGAGGGCAAGGCGGCGCCGGTGGTGCTCATCACGGGGTGCGCCGAGGGCGGCATCGGCTACGAGTACTGTCGTGCCTTTGCTGCCCTCGGTTGCCGCGTCGTCGCCACCGACATCCATGATCACGTCCCGGACCTCGCCGGCCTCGATGACACCGTCGTCGTCGATCGCCTCCCGCTCGACGTCACCTCCAATGAAAGCGTGACCGACGCCGTGTCACGCGTGCTGCGCGACCACGGACGCATCGACGTGCTCGTCAACAACGCCGGGATCGGCTGCACCGGCCCGCTGGCGGAGCTGAGCGGCGAGGCCGTGCGGCGCACCATGGACGTGAACTTCCTCGGCCAGCTGCGGCTCGTGCACGCCGTCGCGCCCCACATGGCGTCGCGGCGGTCCGGGCGCGTGGTGAACGTGGGCAGCGTGGTCGGCACCGCCGCCACGCCTTGGGCCGGGGTCTACTGCGCGTCCAAGGCGGCGGTGCACGCCGCCACCGACGCGCTGCGGCTGGAGCTCGCGCCGTTCGGGGTGCACGTCGTGAAGGTGGTGCCCGGGGCGGTGCGGTCCGGCCTGGGCCACGCCAACACGGCGCAGCTCGCCGGAGCGAAGCAGGGACAGCAGCAGTGGGGGATGTACCGTGAGTTCACGGCGGCGATCGAGGAGAGGGCGCGGGCGTCGCAGGGGGCGGGGGCGACGGAGGCTTCGGTGTTCGCGAGGCACGTGGCTGCGCGGGTTATGCGGCCGAGGCCGCCGCGGGAGATCGTGTACGGGAGCATGACGGGGTTGTTCGCCGTGCTTGCCATGTCACCGGCCTGGGCGCGTGACGCCTTCTTTGCCAGGCGGTTCGGGCTCAATAAGCTCTAAGGACATGTACAATGattgataagatagtcttattTTAAGTTTTGCATGTAATTTAAAGATAAAAAAATATGTCTACAAATGGTTTATCTCTTAGTTTTATATTCAACAACTAGTTATTTCTTAAAACATGGTGAGACATATTATgttaagagatcatctcttgtcttttcttaaataagagaagacaagTCTTTTTTTATGGGTTCTCTTTCTTTCACCTCATCATTTATCCTACGTGGCAGTCCTAAAATAGCATCATTTTACATACCCTAACAAACTCTAGCCGTGCTTTCCGAGAGCACGTCATGTGTGCACGCACACGTATGGGATACGTATTATGTACTACTGCACTATGGATTATGTGACCCATGTATATCATATTAACTTCTCTCTGTGATGTGTGGGATAGCTAATGAGGATGCTCCGCAGTAAGTGACTGGTGGGTATGTTTTATAGTGAAAAGGTAGTATATCATATTTTGAACCAACCCACAAGAGTCAAATCTCATCCATCCACGCTTTTCAGTTTCATTATATAGTTTGTACCGATTATATCTTTTGAACCAAACATTCGATTGACAAACTGTTTGAATATTAGTATTCATGCTATTTAAATCTTCAAGACAAGATCAATTTTGAACACTTTTggaaaaaaatcaaattcaaatTATGAAATCATATTGAAACTTATAGGAAACTATTGCATGCGTGTTTCGTCGTATTTTTACATGTTTCATTATTTTTTTCACTACAAGATTAGCTACCTTTTCATTCTGGATTTCAGCACTATTTCATTTCTATTTTGAAGCTTTCAAATAAGTTCCATAACATTTT
This genomic window contains:
- the LOC109767413 gene encoding short-chain dehydrogenase ptmH-like, with protein sequence MANVNDGEGEGKAAPVVLITGCAEGGIGYEYCRAFAALGCRVVATDIHDHVPDLAGLDDTVVVDRLPLDVTSNESVTDAVSRVLRDHGRIDVLVNNAGIGCTGPLAELSGEAVRRTMDVNFLGQLRLVHAVAPHMASRRSGRVVNVGSVVGTAATPWAGVYCASKAAVHAATDALRLELAPFGVHVVKVVPGAVRSGLGHANTAQLAGAKQGQQQWGMYREFTAAIEERARASQGAGATEASVFARHVAARVMRPRPPREIVYGSMTGLFAVLAMSPAWARDAFFARRFGLNKL